The genomic region TACCTCCAGCTCTTTCTTGACACTCTCAAACTCCTCCGTGTCGTCCAGCTTTAGCTCCAGGCGGGTGGGCTTCCTGCGAAGCATCTTCTATCTTCTCTATATATCGGCCACGAATCTACAGCATCAGTCTTTCTCCTCCCACCTAGGCTACCTAGTATCAGCTAACTCGGCCAATGCAATGTATAAGTCAGGGCAGGGAAACAGAGGGAAGTGTGAGTCCTGTAGAGTAGTCAGTTAACGGTCTTGACATGATCCCTAATTAACAATAAACGAACAGTGTTAATCATGTTTGACatctacactaacacacacgttAGCTAACTATCTAAATGGTAGGCTAATCACACTGGTTAGTAAACGTCGCTTACTGTACCTAAGCCGCACTAAGCGCCTTGGTTAGCTAGTTAGGCTAGCCTTTAGGCTAGCTACCTAACTTGAGCAACAATACATATTCACTAAAGAAACATTCGTTATATAATGACGTGTATGtacccaagttattaataaattagCTAAACACTACAAAAGATAACTTGTACACCAAAATATACACAATATGTGGCTGAAATAACTTACTAGACGTTGTTTATCAAGAAAAATAGAGCACACTTCTCCAGTCTAAGCCGGGTCAGAGGTTATACACCAAGAGCTACTGGGAAAAGTAGTTTCATTTGAGAAAAAAGCTGTTTCACTCCATGCCACTGGAAGTCGCTTTaaaaatgtttgtaaaaaaaacaaaatcatatatatttaaatatccaatttgtttttaaattaaaaacattatttgtcATTTTGAGCATAATTGTCAGATTTTTTGTGCCCATAGTGCTTCAAAAATGcacgtgttttttttgttttgtgcgACACAAGAAAAGTTTACTTTTCACATACAAATTCAGTTTTATCTCGTagcctttattttgaaataaaCGCATGAAATAAACCGGAAATGAGACCTTACTGAACTTTCTTCATCCTGTTTCTACGCAAAGCCAACGCGGGTAGGTTATGTATTAATATTAGCCATATACATTTGTTATTTCTTACGGAATCCCGTCTTTAACGAAAAATATAGGATAAagactgtgtttatgtgtgcgttGTAACATTTTGCACAACCTGACTTGTGGTTTTAGCTTGATGTTGTAGACGACATTGCCAACGTGCTCTGTCTCAAGTTAGCCTAACTAGTAGCTAGCGATAAGCATATCCATATTTCCATTTTCCGACTAGCTACTACTTGTTGGCGGGTTAAAATATTCTGAATTTGTAAATGCACGTCAGGTCAAGATTGGTTGGGAACTAAGCTAGCCAGGCACACGGGATCAGGATGTCGGACGAAGACGAAGGCCCGTTGGTAAAGAAGTCGCGGATCTTCTATGGCAGTctcgaggagaaggagagagagcggttaAGCAGGGAGACCGCGGGGACGGGGAAACTGAAAGATGGCGTCAAGGCTGGCATCGCAGCTGGCAACATTAATATCTCAAGCGGTAAATGTAACATTCTAATAGTGTTCATAGTCTACCTGATGTTTTTTAATGTCTTAACATTCTAATGTAGTTGTGATGTCTGACCTTTATTTATTGTGTCTTTCACCTTGTATCTTTACTTTCACAGGTGAGTCTATGGACTTGGAAGAGCGTGTCAGTGAGCGACAGTCGGAGGTGCTAGCAGAGTTTGAACGCAGGAGGAGAGCCAGACAGATCACCGTGTCAACGGACGATGCCGAGGTAAAAGCCTGTCTGCGGGCTCTCGGTGAGCCCATCATAATCTTTGGAGAAGGaccggcagagaggagagagaggtaaatgtCACAGACCTCTCCTCAGTCTTGGACCCCTAACGTCAGAATATATCAGTGAATGGAAACCTTGACATCTGCTTGATGACccactcctgtctctccctcatcttcAGGTTGAGGAATATTCTTTCAGTAGTCGGGCCAGATGCACTGAAGAAATCAAAGAAAGACGATGACAAATCCAAACGTTCTCAAGAAGAGGTAGGGTCCAGTCTCCTCTATCCAACTGTGATATTATTGTAGCAGTCTTGGTGCCTCCTGTTTTCATCCTTATGCATACAAGTATTTTCAATAAGTTTGGCCACCGACTCACCATTTTGTGTTTTATTCTCAGCGTCAGGAAACGTGGTACCACGAGGGGCCGAACACTCTGAAGGAAGCCAGGCTCTGGTTGGCCAAATACTCTCTACCTAGGTAGCTACATTGCGATTGACTGGTGGATAGTCCAATTGGTGGCTGCAGTGCTGCTGACACCATTGTTGGTTCCATTGATTGTTGAAAAACAGCAGCTTTGTGGATGACACAGGTTTGTTTGTGCAGGGCTATGAAGAGGTTAGAAGCTGCCCGAGCTCACAAGGAGATTCCTGAATCCACACGAACAGTCAAGCAACAGGAACTACACAAGAACCTGAGAGTAGGTTCTCCATCCAACACCATGTATTCAAGTCAGGTTAAGAGAACATGTGATTTCTCCTTTTCAATCTCATCCTATTTTCCTCTGTTTCTGAttgtctccctctcatccttctctctgcccagaACCTGAATAATTTCTGCAGCCAGATTGGTGATGACAGACCTATATCTTTCTGCCATTTTAGCCCCAACTCTAAGATGCTGGTGACTGCGTCCTGGTGAGCAGTAATGGAACTGCTTGTGCATACGGAATACTGATCCAAGAACTTGACATACATtgacataaaaataaacatcTCCCTGTTTTGACCTAACCCCaagcctgtgtctctcctcaaCTTCCTCAGGAGTGGCCTGTGTAAGCTGTGGTCCATCCCAGACTGCACCTTGGTGAGAACACTCAGAGGTAAGAACCAGTTACAGAATATTTCCAACCCTCTATATACCTCCCCCGACGCCCTTTCCCTGGCTGGCGGGTGAGTTAGGATATATTCACATTCATATTGATTAGACTACCTTTTTGAGATCTGAGATTTGTCGGTTGTTATGGTAACATCTGTTTTAAAatcctcctgtgtgtggtggCCCTGTCTCTCCCAGGCCACAGCACTAACGTTGGGGCCATCAGCTTCCACCCCCAGGCCACCCTGTCCCTGGAGGACTCTGACGTCAACATGGTGTCTTGTGCTGTCGACGGCTCTGTCAAGCTGTGGAGCATGGACAGGTacgactccctctctccacttctaGGTTCTCCCTCCGGGTTCTTGGTTGCTTGTTGGGGACGGGGCATTGGGGCAGTAGGAGGACTGAGAAGGTTCAACAGCTTCAAATGTGCTGTTTTAACTGGTTATAACCTCCTAAAGAAACCGAGGCAGATGCAACAACTATCTCTATGCGACCGTTTTAGAGCTACTGTTGGGTCTGTCCACAGAAACGCTTATCGACTTCATGTCGGCTTTTTATTGATAAACTGGAGAGCTGTTTTGATTCTGAAAGTCTGAGCGCAGGACGTGGCAAGTTCTCGAGAAAATAACAGCCTGTACTTTACACTATTATCCACTTTTATCATTTTATATCTTTCTCTGTATTACTATgtagggagagaatgagagcttCCCTATCACTCAGGCCTATgttagagaaagtgtgtgtctacatgagtGTTGTGTACTTGGGACGAGCAGGCAGCTTGTTTCGTGTCACAAGTAACCATAGTAACCTCTTTTCTCCACTCCCGGGCAGCGACGAGCCTGTGGCTGACATCGAGGGCCACTCGGCGCGGGTGGCGCGAGTAACCTGGCATCCTTCCGGACGCTTCCTCGGAACCACCTGGTGGGCAAACGCAGACGCCGCCTGCTGCACCCTTAAGACCACCCCAGACAACCACACTGAAGTCCTAATGcccctttcctgtcctctcccaccTGCAGCTATGACGACTCGTGGCGCCTGTGGGACCTGGAGGCGCAGGAGGAGATCTTGCACCAGGAGGGCCACAGCAAAGGAGTCCACGACCTGCACTTCCACCCCGACGGATCCCTGGCCGGGACGGGGTAAGACTGGGCCACGCCCCGCCCCCTCGTCGTGAGACGCGTGGGGACTGGTCGCGCGAGCACGGCTCAGGGCCGCTGTATGCGCCcacccccggggggggggggggctcgtaCGTGCATGATCCAGAGCAAAGGAAACGCCTCGCTAGTCTGAAACTCGTTGCTCAAATATTTCTGTAGTTCACATAGCTATGTGTTTACCAACTTGGTGAGCTGTTTGGTGGAGCATAGCTGTAGCTCTACGGTGGAGTGGtgagcagcaggtgtgtgttagaTGTAGGAGAaactgaaggagagggaggggggggccgtGGTAGTAGGCAGTGGTCTGTTCCTCAGGTTCTAATGACTAAACTAGTGTGGTTGATGACAGGGTTTCTACCCAAGACAACAAAGGCCCAGTGTAGCAGGGGTCACTCCCTGCATGGCTTCTCTTGCCTTCTAGAACTTCTTCAAAACAGCCCTGTATGATTACCGGCCTGTAGTAGCAGTCATGTACCCCTTTAGTACACTCAACTCACCTTCTTGCTCTTATTCTTTCTCCTAGGGGTCTGGATTCTTTTGGGAGGATCTGGGACTTGAGGACAGGTCGCTGTGTCATGTTCCTGGAGGGCCACCTCAAAGAGATCTACAGCATTAACTTCTCGCCCAACGGGTACGCCAAGATGGAATACGCTGGAAATGGCACACAGGCGGTCATCGTCGCTCAACAATAAGGTTTTGTTCGGAGGTGCAGCGACCCGAGCACACGTGTGATCACCGAGGCCGTTTCTTTCCTCTTTTCAGGTTCAACGTGgcgacaggaagtggagacaACACGGTCAAAGTGTGGGACctgcggaggaggaggtgcatcTACACCATCCCTGCCCACCAGAACCTGGTGTCCTCGGTCTGCTTCCAGCGtgagtcctctctcctctactagATTACCTTTGTCTAGTTtgagattctctctctctccccctcccagtgTTTCTCTCTCCGGGTTCTTGGTTGCTTGTTGGGGACGGGGCATTGGGGCCGTAGGAGGACTGAGAAGGTTCAACAGCTTCAAAATGTGCTGTTATAACTGGTTATAACCTCCTAAAGAAACTGAGGCAGATCCAACAACTATCTCTATGCGACCGTTTTAGAGCTACTGTTGGGTCTGCCCACAGAAAGACTTATTGTCTGCTTCATATTGTTGGCTTTTTATTTACAAACTGGAGAGCTGTCTATTCTCAGGATGTGGCAAGGTTCTCAAGAATGATGGTTCTGGAAAGAACCAggttgtgttctctctctctcttatccatACTTACCCTGTCTTTCCTCTCATGTCGTCCCTGTTATCCAGCGACCGACGGTCACTTCCTGGTGTCGGGAGCCTATGACAACACAGCTAAAGTGTGGACCCACCCAGGCTGGTCGCCACTGAAGACGCTAGCGGGGCATGAGGGCAAGGTGATGGGCGTGGACATGTCACCTGACGGACAACTCATAGCCACCTGCTCCTACGACCGCACCTTCAAACTCTGGATGTCAGAGTGagtgcaggagggagaggaggaggagaagaaagaggaagagaagtggagatggagaaagaaaggatACCCAGTCGAAAGACTGGTTGACagtctttatttttttatttgatttccaTGTTAGTTTaattgtcttgttttttttttaaataaaaaaacgcATTTCAATCGTGTCCTCTGTGTTTCAATGTCGTTGATAGACAAGCCTTTACCTGCCTTATAGGTACTAATCTGCATGTTGACAAAACAATTCACACATCACTTCAATCATGTAGCCTGAGTTTATGATGCTTATTCAGTGTCTCTTCCTGATATGTCCTAATACAGTCGCATACCATGTCACCATAAGCATATATCCATAAGTTCCGGTGTCCTTATTGACCAGTGCTGAGCTTCTACTGGAGCTTTTATGTCAATACTCCCCATGGCTGTGCACTCTGGAAGGTGTCAGTCATGTTACAGACACGGGAGGCTTTAGAGCTCCCACCTAACAGGCAGCAGGCtagcagcaccaccagcaggctagcagcaccaccagcaggctagcagcaccaccagcaggctagcagcaccaccagcaggctagcagcaccaccagcaggctagcaacaccaccagcaggctagcagcaccaccagcaggctagcagcaccaccagcaggctagcaacaccaccagcaggctagcagcaccaccagcagcagaagAGGCAGCGCTGGCAGCAGGGGCTCCTGTGAAAGCGGGGCTCGGCTAGTCCTCCGTGGGCCCAGGTGGACCCGGGGGGCTGCTCCATGATCGACTGCTTCCCAAAGGAGGGCTTGTGCTCCAGCTGAGAGACGCCTGTCTCTACTCCCTGCCTGGGGCTGCTCCTCTGGTGGCCGTCCATCTCTGCCTTCACCCCCAGGAAGGCTGCCAGATCCAGGTCCAGAGCTGTAGCTCCCCCGCGTGGCAGGGGGGTGTTCTGCCTGCACTGTGGGCAGGGGATCCACATCTGCTGGGAGTGGGAGAAAGCAGGCCCGGTTGAGCATACGAATCAAACAGACCTTTGACGGAACGGAGCCAGAAAACAGTGCTGTGTGCTCCTTGAACTGCTGATTAGCAACAATGTTTATATGTTCTACTAACACCAACTAGCCACCCATTTCCTTTCTGTCCGCCGGTGCCTGTCAGGCAGACCCACCTGTTCGTTGAGGATGGTGTCCAGCCTGCGCAGACAGGCCTGGCAGAAGGTGTGTCCACAGTACAGCCTACGAGGCAACCTCTCACTCAGGTTGAAGCCGCAGTAGCAGATGATGCAGTCCAGTTTACGGCTGTCTCTGGACGGCTGGACGGCCTCCTCCGCAGCGCCCGCTGCTGGCGAAGCAGGGATCGTCGCAGGACACGGAAGCCCAGTGGCGAGGGGCGGGGCCTCTGTGTTTGAGGCTGGCTCTGGTGGAGGGCGTGTGGACTCGGGGTCTGAGTCGTCTGCAGGACAGTGGGCGTCTGGAAGGGAGGGTACGTCTGGGGGAGGGTGCGGGGGTTCTGAGCTGAGGTGCAAGGCAGCATATGTGGGTCGGAGGGGGTCCGAGGGAGGGTAAAGGTACAGGTATGGGGATTCTGCTTCCTCTGGAGCCTCTGGGACCccagcctcctcttcctcttccatccTTTACAGAGTGAAAACATTCACCGATTCACTTTACTCATGTATTCCATCGCACCAGGCAAGTGACCTCAGGACAGAAATGTTTTTAAGTAGGTTAATGTACGCATATAACCACAAAGGACGTGGTGTCATTATGAGTGGGTAACAAAAGCAGGTTGGTTGATTAGGtaagcagagacagagatatcTATTTACTGCCGAGGACTATGTAATTGAAAAGATTAGACGACCATTAGAACATATCAGTtccgtgtgtattgtgtgtgatgGTAGAAATTCTGTCTACACGGACACAAGCGACTTTAACAATAATGGTTAATGTGATTGAATAAACAAGAAAAAATACAAAGGAAATAGAAAAACTTAAATATATCTCCTTTTATGTCAACTACTAAACTGTATTTAACCCAGGCTCGGCTCCAGAATGaatcagatggggggggggggtatttggtttccacaagggggtattttgtattttgggggggggcacagcattTCCATTTAGACTTAACCCCCAGAAAAGATAGAAAAAAAGACTTAGAACAGCCTGTACCTTCGTGTTAGTCCTCCAAAGCTACAGGTGTCCGGCAATTCCCTGGGTATGTCTTGTTGTTCTTTGGGGTTGAGCCAAAGTCTCTGTCTTCACAGCGTGGTCCATCTCTGAGTCCTTAAATGGGTCCTGCATCACTCCTTAGCTGGGTGGTATTGGGTACAACTGCTCTGAGCTCTGACATGAGCTGCAGGACTCCTCCTCTGTTCAGTGTACAAATAATCCAGAACGAGAGATACAGATGAGGCaaacaagaagagagagagagagagagagagagagagagagagaaagcacctTTACATTCTCCAAAGAAAAAGGGAAGCCTCAAAGTCCCAGTCTTTTCCTCCACAGCTTCCTGGATG from Osmerus mordax isolate fOsmMor3 chromosome 14, fOsmMor3.pri, whole genome shotgun sequence harbors:
- the prpf4 gene encoding U4/U6 small nuclear ribonucleoprotein Prp4 is translated as MSDEDEGPLVKKSRIFYGSLEEKERERLSRETAGTGKLKDGVKAGIAAGNINISSGESMDLEERVSERQSEVLAEFERRRRARQITVSTDDAEVKACLRALGEPIIIFGEGPAERRERLRNILSVVGPDALKKSKKDDDKSKRSQEERQETWYHEGPNTLKEARLWLAKYSLPRAMKRLEAARAHKEIPESTRTVKQQELHKNLRNLNNFCSQIGDDRPISFCHFSPNSKMLVTASWSGLCKLWSIPDCTLVRTLRGHSTNVGAISFHPQATLSLEDSDVNMVSCAVDGSVKLWSMDSDEPVADIEGHSARVARVTWHPSGRFLGTTCYDDSWRLWDLEAQEEILHQEGHSKGVHDLHFHPDGSLAGTGGLDSFGRIWDLRTGRCVMFLEGHLKEIYSINFSPNGFNVATGSGDNTVKVWDLRRRRCIYTIPAHQNLVSSVCFQPTDGHFLVSGAYDNTAKVWTHPGWSPLKTLAGHEGKVMGVDMSPDGQLIATCSYDRTFKLWMSE
- the rnf224 gene encoding uncharacterized protein rnf224, producing MEEEEEAGVPEAPEEAESPYLYLYPPSDPLRPTYAALHLSSEPPHPPPDVPSLPDAHCPADDSDPESTRPPPEPASNTEAPPLATGLPCPATIPASPAAGAAEEAVQPSRDSRKLDCIICYCGFNLSERLPRRLYCGHTFCQACLRRLDTILNEQMWIPCPQCRQNTPLPRGGATALDLDLAAFLGVKAEMDGHQRSSPRQGVETGVSQLEHKPSFGKQSIMEQPPGSTWAHGGLAEPRFHRSPCCQRCLFCCWWCC